Proteins encoded together in one Cicer arietinum cultivar CDC Frontier isolate Library 1 chromosome 4, Cicar.CDCFrontier_v2.0, whole genome shotgun sequence window:
- the LOC101514913 gene encoding protein WVD2-like 6 produces MMDLVNPILADGLDEVHQNGVHDEPSNSGEDGGVSNDLDSRVTETIETVAPNGYLENFNQSESTATGDSSIGGIEGSNVNVDGNNTTISKEKEVKKTVQTEQSRAQKGSVKNKNAKVASSSGVHANLVKNSKNAKDKPASSAVSNGTSALESRPKQSIKSRSFNDRQSQASKNPSKSDAASSEVAKEKKKPKSLKPVDKVPDEAESSLTNAEDAKPRRVGTLPNYGFSFKCDERAEKRREFLTKVEEKIQAKEEEKSNLQAKTMESQEKEIKKLRKSLTFKATPMPTFYQEPAPPKVELKKIPTTRAKSPKLGRKKTSTNSESDGNGNSSSQLGRLSLDEKVSHSNSTKGVAPVHQKKPLRKSLPPRLASDRTSSSNSVAGPTSSKAVHDEKTSLSNVTKKYTSLSNATGEEKTEITAADEESSNTLSSETNVALPLNVVPSDKPSEAESHVNGDIVVEENPQLMLSQGPIMTVH; encoded by the exons ATGATGGATCTGGTTAACCCTATTCTTGCTGATGGACTCGATGAGGTCCACCAAAATGGTGTTCATGATGAACCTTCTAATTCTGGAGAGGATGGTGGTGTGTCAAATGATTTAGACTCCCGTGTTACTGAAACTATAGAAACTGTAGCTCCGAATGGATATTTGGAAAATTTTAACCAGTCAGAGAGCACTGCAACTGGAGACTCGTCAATAGGGGGAATCGAAGGATCAAATGTCAACGTGGATGGCAATAATACCACTATTTCTAAG GAAAAGGAAGTGAAAAAAACAGTTCAAACGGAACAATCAAGAGCACAAAAGGGTTCTGTCAAGAATAAGAATGCAAAGGTTGCTAGTTCAAGTGGTGTTCATGCAAATTTGGTGAAAAACAGCAAAAATGCAAAAGATAAGCCAGCATCATCCGCTGTTTCAAATGGCACTTCTGCTTTAGAATCTCGCCCTAAACAGTCTATTAAAAGCAGATCATTCAATGATCGGCAGTCTCAAGCGTCCAAG AACCCTTCAAAGTCTGATGCAGCGTCTTCTGAAGTTGCCAA GGAGAAGAAAAAGCCAAAATCATTGAAACCCGTTGATAAAGTTCCAGATGAAGCAGAATCTTCACT TACCAATGCAGAAGACGCCAAACCTCGCAGGGTGGGTACACTTCCAAATTATGGATTCAGTTTCAAGTGCGACGAACGAGCTGAGAAAAGAAGAGAG TTCCTCACTAAGGTTGAGGAAAAGATTCAGGCAAAGGAGGAGGAGAAGAGTAACTTGCAAGCAAAAACCatg GAGAGCCAAGAAAAGGAGATTAAAAAGCTTAGGAAAAGTCTAACATTTAAAGCAACTCCAATGCCAACTTTCTATCAGGAGCCTGCTCCTCCTAAGGTGGAGTTGAAGAAG ATACCAACTACAAGAGCAAAATCTCCGAAGCTCGGTCGTAAGAAGACTTCAACAAATTCAGAGTCGGATGGAAATGGTAACAGCAGTTCTCAACTAGGTCGTTTAAGTCTCGATGAGAAAGTGTCTCATAGCAACTCCACtaaaggagttgcccctgtcCATCAAAAGAAGCCGCTACGAAAGTCCCTTCCTCCTAGACTAGCTTCTGATAGGACCAGTTCATCCAATTCAGTAGCCGGACCTACTTCATCGAAGGCGGTTCATGATGAAAAAACTTCCTTATCTAATGTAACAAAGAAATATACTAGCTTATCCAATGCTACAGGGGAAGAGAAAACTGAGATCACCGCAGCCGATGAAGAGAGCAGTAATACCTTGTCTAGTGAGACAAATGTTGCTCTACCTCTCAATGTGGTTCCTTCAGATAAGCCAAGTGAAGCAGAATCTCATGTGAATGGTGACATAGTGGTTGAAGAGAATCCTCAGCTCATGTTGTCACAAGGACCGATCATGACCGTGCATTGA
- the LOC101515666 gene encoding G-type lectin S-receptor-like serine/threonine-protein kinase SD2-5: MRNHCPHSHIVQTLWLCLCFLLFFEVALAGIQKIGKISPGLEGSQMNWIDKNGMFLVSNKGEFGFGFVTTSNNNTLFLLAIVHMESSKVIWTANREFPVSNSDKFVFDKKGNGYLQKGSVLVWSTNTSDMNVSSMELKDTGNLVLLGNDDKVIIWQSFNHPTDTLMPMQNFTQGMKLISEHDSNNFTYVLEIESGNVILYTGLQTPQPYWSMRKDIRKIINENGEEVAFATLDENSWKFYDNKKSLLWQFIFADDSDAANSTWIAVLGSDGFITFSNLQNSDSIGSSTTRIPQDSCSTPQPCGPYNICIGDKKCSCPSVLSSSPSCKPGFVWPCNSKSSIELMKGDDGLNYFALGFLPPSSKTDLIGCKNSCTENCSCLAMFFHNSSGNCYLLDRIGSFEKTDNDSGFVSYIKVLRGRNTDTDTKESGNKNKQTIVVVIIVILTLFVIFCMIFVGLRYLKKRENLPESRPEDSEDDDNFLDNLTSMPIRYTYNDLESATNKFSMKLGQGGFGSVYKGILQDGTQIAVKKLEGIGQGKKEFRAEVSIIGSIHHHHLVRLKGFCAEGSHRLLAYEYMSNGSLDKWIFNKNKREFTLPWDTRYHIAIGTAKGLAYLHEDCDSKIIHCDIKPENVLLDDNFQAKVSDFGLAKLMNREQSHVFTTLRGTRGYLAPEWITNYAISEKSDVYSYGMVLLEIIGGRKNYDPNYETSEKIHFPTFAYKMMEQGNVKDLVDLEVKVFENDVRVEIALKVALLCIQEDMYLRPSMNKVVKMLEGVCDVPKLPKGSPLGSQFYTNLVRPTSESGTSSEPTEGNSDAYLYAVRLSGPR; encoded by the coding sequence ATGAGAAATCATTGTCCTCACTCCCATATTGTGCAAACCCTATGGTTGTGTTTGTGTTTCCTACTTTTCTTTGAAGTAGCTTTGGCTGGTATTCAAAAAATTGGCAAAATCTCTCCTGGACTTGAAGGCTCTCAAATGAATTGGATTGACAAGAATGGAATGTTTCTTGTCTCAAACAAAGGTGAATTTGGTTTTGGCTTTGTCACAACATCAAATAACAACACATTGTTTCTACTTGCAATAGTCCACATGGAAAGTTCCAAGGTGATTTGGACTGCAAATAGAGAATTTCCTGTTTCAAATTCTGATAAGTTTGTGTTTGATAAAAAGGGGAATGGTTATTTACAAAAAGGTTCAGTTTTGGTTTGGTCTACTAATACAAGTGACATGAATGTTTCTTCAATGGAATTAAAAGACACTGGAAATTTGGTTTTGCTAGGAAATGATGATAAAGTGATTATTTGGCAAAGTTTTAATCATCCAACTGATACATTAATGCCAATGCAAAACTTTACTCAGGGAATGAAACTTattagtgaacatgattctaaCAACTTTACCTATGTCCTTGAAATTGAATCTGGTAATGTTATTCTTTACACTGGTTTACAAACTCCACAGCCTTATTGGTCTATGCGAAAAGATATTCGAAAAATCATCAATGAAAATGGCGAAGAGGTAGCTTTTGCAACTCTTGATGAAAACTCTTGGAAGTTCTATGACAATAAGAAATCTTTGTTGTGGCAATTTATTTTTGCTGATGATTCAGATGCTGCAAATTCTACTTGGATTGCTGTTTTAGGAAGTGATGGCTTTATCACTTTCTCAAATCTACAAAACAGTGATTCAATTGGTTCATCTACAACAAGAATTCCACAAGATTCTTGTAGTACACCACAACCTTGTGGTCCTTACAATATATGCATTGGTGACAAAAAATGTAGTTGCCCTTCTGTTCTTAGTTCTAGTCCTAGTTGCAAACCGGGTTTTGTCTGGCCTTGTAACTCAAAAAGTTCCATTGAGCTCATGAAAGGTGATGATGGACTTAACTACTTTGCACTTGGATTTCTTCCACCTTCTTCGAAAACCGATTTGATTGGCTGCAAAAATTCTTGCACTGAAAATTGTTCTTGCCTTGCTATGTTCTTCCACAACAGTTCAGGAAATTGTTACCTTTTGGATAGGATTGGAAGCTTTGAGAAAACTGATAATGATTCTGGTTTTGTCTCTTACATTAAAGTCTTGAGAGGCAGAAACACAGACACGGACACTAAAGAGAGTGgaaacaagaataagcaaacgATAGTTGTTGTAATCATTGTGATACTAACATTGTTTGTCATTTTTTGTATGATCTTTGTAGGGCTTAGATACTTAAAGAAAAGGGAAAATTTGCCCGAATCTCGACCAGAGGATTCAGAAGACGACGACAATTTCTTGGACAATTTAACTAGTATGCCAATACGTTACACTTACAACGATCTTGAATCCGCGACAAATAAATTCTCGATGAAGTTAGGACAAGGCGGTTTCGGATCGGTTTACAAAGGAATTCTACAAGATGGAACTCAAATAGCTGTGAAAAAATTGGAAGGAATTGGTCAAGGGAAGAAAGAATTCAGAGCTGAAGTTAGCATCATTGGAAGCATTCATCACCATCATTTGGTAAGGCTTAAAGGTTTTTGTGCAGAAGGATCTCATAGGCTTCTAGCTTATGAATATATGTCAAATGGTTCATTGGATAAATGGAtattcaacaaaaacaaaagagaaTTTACTTTGCCTTGGGACACAAGGTATCATATTGCAATAGGAACAGCTAAAGGACTAGCTTATCTACATGAAGATTGTGACTCAAAGATTATTCATTGTGATATCAAGCCAGAAAATGTGCTTCTAGATGATAATTTTCAAGCCAAAGTTTCCGATTTCGGTCTCGCGAAGCTCATGAACCGCGAACAAAGCCATGTTTTCACAACGCTGAGAGGAACAAGAGGGTATTTAGCACCAGAGTGGATCACAAACTATGCTATATCAGAGAAAAGTGATGTTTATAGCTATGGAATGGTGTTGTTAGAGATAATTGGAGGAAGGAAAAACTATGATCCTAATTATGAAACATCAGAGAAAATACATTTTCCAACATTTGCTTATAAGATGATGGAACAAGGAAATGTGAAAGATTTAGTTGATTTAGAAGTGAAAGTGTTTGAAAATGATGTGAGAGTTGAGATTGCTTTGAAAGTTGCATTGTTGTGCATACAAGAAGATATGTATTTGAGGCCTTCAATgaataaagttgttaaaatgCTTGAAGGTGTATGTGATGTTCCTAAGCTACCAAAAGGGTCTCCATTAGGTTCtcaattttatacaaatttagtAAGACCAACAAGTGAGAGTGGAACTTCTTCTGAACCAACAGAGGGGAATAGTGATGCATATCTCTATGCTGTTAGACTTTCAGGCCCAAGATAA